The stretch of DNA ccctcagtgactgctaatatccttatcatttacagtagggggtacattatcccttataatacatgagtgatactcagagttccctgtataactcagcctgcagccttgtgcctttatatgggcacagaacccctcagtgactgctaatatccttataatttacagtagggggtacattatcccttataatacatgagtgatactcagagatccctgtataactcagcctgcagccttgtgcctttatatggggggcacagaacccctcagtgactgctaatatccttatcatttacagtagggggtatattatcccttataatatatattatctatTTATTGTCTTTATTTTGCAGAGAGGTTTGACATTAAGGTCACAGAGACACCAGTTATTGCCCCTGTGGGTAGTGATGCAGATCTGGGCTGTTCCCTGGTACCTGCAGACAGCGCTGAGAGTATGACAATCAAGTTCCATCGGGGAGACCCAAACtcctatgtgtatgtgtataacaAGAATCCCTATGACCCCGGCAGTCAGGATGAGAAGTATAAGGACAGGACAGAGTTTCTGACAGAGAACATCAGACAAGGACAAGTGACATTAAAGATAAAGAACGTTCAGCCGTCGGAcacagggagctacacctgcctgtTTGTTGCTCCCAATCATTACAGCACAGGAATTGTGGAACTACAGCTGGCAGGTCAGTGATCCCTTTCTCTACTGCTTTGTACTCTGTTAATAAATGGGAATTATCATGAATGGAATCTGCGTAACTGGGCTCAGTGCTGACAggcacattgggcccgattcactaaagtgtgaaataacgtgcgctaaaaattttaccgcttcttaattttggcgacttttcgcacgattcactataagcatacttgcgcttttttacgcgcgatattgcatgcattatttaactcgcgaagactatttcaatgcggtatttgccggtacatgcactaaattacgcacgcgaatagttgccgcatatgaatggtagcttagaaatagtgtataaaaattgtcgccgcatataaatggtgtatataaatattagccacatataaatggtagcatataaatagtatcatataaatggtagatgcttataaatagtagccactagtgatgagcaaatgtgttctggtttctttagtgaaaaattagcaaatctttcgaaagatccacgaaacggcaaaaatgtcgtgcaggcaaaatttttcatgcgttttgccattggcggattgttttgcgaaacgcatgaaaaaatctgccgcggaaaaattcaacgcacgtccaaaactttgctgcgaatccatgcctggcgaaacatttcatcacttgtaaccaaatataaatagtcacgcaaatgaacgcacgccatgttagccatacacgccaatacttgtggaaaattactgtataaaaaatgaacatttcgctgcaaactggcggctgcgtcactctgggggaaacacagacttgaataaataaccctgcaaagtccatattttattgccaaaagctcatttactgtacttttctataattatcgtctgcctgtagtaggtgttaattttcgcatagccgaatgcgatatttagcgcgcctaagttatagtgaatcatgcgatcgtattcttttcagcgcggaaattaacgcatgcggtaaaactagcgcgagaaataccgcatgcgaaaatggcgaattatcgcacacgataatactatggtgaatctcgcgcaaattatcgcgtcttttttaccgcaaaaaagcgtgcaataatttttatcgcactttagtgaatcaggcccattgtgttctgagcagagagggatgggaggggccaaccattcttgactgacatctaaacttcaacccccacctgcccatctttTCTGGCTGATGGAAACCCTGGAGaagactttgaagaaggtctaaaaattcaacccaattcccCCTCACATTGTCTGGCACTTTCCCTCTCACTCACCTGAATCACTAACAAACACATAGGAAAACATAaaagaagccacatatcacttTTCCTTTGTTGAGCAGAGCGATCTAGTTATTTAGTATAAAggcccagcaatttgaaacatacatgccaagtgagctggcaggggatgctgggagttgtagtgaagGGAACAATAACTCGCACTTCTGTTTGTGCAGTAACATTGCAgtcactctttatatgtatgcaagctaataAATAACAGAATATATTGCCATTTTATAAGAATACAGGGACTGGCCTCAGGCAAGGTTATAATTCATTATCGTTTACGagaaataattttttcttttttctaactttgtttCCAAACTGGGAACCACAAATACAAAATAGACTGTAATcatttcttggcacactcacttatttagGCTGTATACTTGCTTAAAACAGGAAAATTACAGTTCTCTTAGCaatgtgaaagatactgggaactgggatttaagcgcagtgcctccccctagtggacactgaggagcacacctcaaggggatttccactaggaaaaataattagcagACACTTTGCAGCAATTAACTTTTTATAAACATTGAAACTAAATAAAGAACAACTTTATAGATAACggattatcctgccctgaggaacccgtgcagtctatccactcctggcacagtctctgtaggtgccagtcccaacttggattcgaatagacccccaacccttttattcagttcagtcccttccccaagagctgttaagtaccccaggtagcgctacctgccccagagtaccttcccctttggaaaggtggctgctcccatgtagcaggcaagtGAGCAATACCTGCCCTcaccaccaggggacacacacagagattccacagaggcctctgtaatcaccagcagcccagcagccttctctctttgcagtctgaactcacaacaatTCTCACAAGCTactcactctgggtctctcttccaaaagctggtAAACCAACAGGGGCTCCCTCTATAAACTGCTGTTTCACCTATAGTTACACCTCTGAATATAACAGGTTACAGCCCATACCCTAGAAACTATTCTAGTAAGTTCTACAGATTGACCAGGTGGCCTGATGTAACTCAGCTGGGCAATCAAGAAGCCTGAGAGCCTGgctcagagtcagactgggctggcCCAGATCCAATCCCTGCTGGCGCTccaggggtgtggcctcatgacatgccacagcaaatgaGTTTTctctctgctctgtcactcacacatttctgcgtcACTGACACAGACCaaggagccagagattctggagggtggggggtAGGAGGCTCcttcaataattacctataactTTGTAATGGTGCAAAATTtctaaaagctataaattgtcaaaatatttgtctaaactttgtatttttaatgttctaaaagatttttcatgattgttcccaCAAAGAAAATACAGCAGGTGGCCTAGTTACTACTAAACAGAGTTTGgacacaaagggcctgattcactaaagggcaataaaatgtgcgctattcttattgtgcgctaaaatttttaccgccgcttaattttggcgatttttcgcacgattcactataagcatactcgcgcttttttacgcgcgatattgcaagcgttattgaacttgcgaaagactatttcaatgcggtatttgcctgtacatgcgctaaattacgcgaataatcgccgaatatgaatggtagcatagaaatagtgtataaaaattgtcgaagcatataaatggtgcatataaatattagccacatataaatagtagatgcttataaatagtagccactagtgatgagcaaatgtgttctggtttctttagtgaaaaattagcaaatctttcgaaagatccacgaaacggcaaaaatgttgtgcgggcaaaaaaattgttgcccgtgactattattttttgacacttgtatcaatttttggacgtgcggtgaatttttgcgtggcaaattttttcatgcgttttgccattggcggattgttttgcgaaacgcatgaaaaaatccgccacgaaaaaattcaacgcacgtccaaaaatttgctgcaaatccatgcctggcgaaacatttcatcacttgtagccaaatagaaatagttgcgcaaatgaacgcacgccatgttagccatacacgccaatacttgcagaaaattactgtattaaaaatgaccatttcgctgcaaactggcggctgcgttactctgggggaaacacagacttgaataaataacactgtaagtccatattttattgcaaaaaatcatttactgtacttttctataattatcgcctgcctgtagtaggtgttaattttcgtatagccgaatgcgatatttagcgcgcaaaagttatagtgaatcatgcgatcgtattcttttcagcgcggaaattaacgcaaaacggtaaaactagtgcgagaaataccccatgcgaaaatggcgatttttcgcacgcgataatactatgg from Xenopus tropicalis strain Nigerian chromosome 8, UCB_Xtro_10.0, whole genome shotgun sequence encodes:
- the LOC101733514 gene encoding selection and upkeep of intraepithelial T-cells protein 1 produces the protein MIGAMAGLRITTIFTFMSLIITLQTSSAQRFDIKVTETPVIAPVGSDADLGCSLVPADSAESMTIKFHRGDPNSYVYVYNKNPYDPGSQDEKYKDRTEFLTENIRQGQVTLKIKNVQPSDTGSYTCLFVAPNHYSTGIVELQLAGNYRAAPRNDQEACNNNQEASKNYQAASKRFQAASKRFQAASKRFQASKAG